The Lepisosteus oculatus isolate fLepOcu1 chromosome 4, fLepOcu1.hap2, whole genome shotgun sequence genome window below encodes:
- the ubtd1b gene encoding ubiquitin domain-containing protein 1 produces the protein MGGCVGRERGSSQGSGRSGARKRGGRNEPLKKDKPKWKSDYPMTEGQLRSKRDEFWDTAPAFEGRKEIWDALKAAAIAIECNDHELAQAIVDGASITLPHGSLTECYDELGNRYQLPVYCLAPPVNLITERSEEEPVENPEPLVIPKKEFQLKVRLSTGKDLRLSASMADTIGQLKKQLQVQEDISPAHQRWFFSGKLLTDKTRLQETKIQKDFVIQVIVNQPAITN, from the exons ATGGGAGGCTGCGTGGGAAGAGAGCGGGGGAGCTCGCAGGGGTCAGGCCGGAGCGGGGCGAGGAAGCGTGGAG GTCGCAATGAGCCGCTGAAGAAGGACAAGCCCAAGTGGAAGAGTGATTACCCAATGACAGAGGGGCAGCTGCGCAGCAAGAGGGATGAGTTCTGGGATACAGCGCCAGCCTTTGAGGGGCGCAAAGAGATCTGGGATGCTTTAAAAGCAGCTGCCATTGCAATTGAGTGCAACGACCACGAGCTGGCCCAAGCAATCGTGGACGGAGCCAGCATCACACTGCCTCATG GGTCCTTGACGGAGTGTTATGATGAGCTGGGGAATCGGTACCAGTTGCCAGTGTACTGCCTAGCCCCTCCAGTCAACTTGATTACAGAGCGCAGCGAAGAGGAGCCTGTGGAAAACCCAGAGCCACTGGTCATCCCCAAGAAGGAGTTCCAGCTCAAGGTGCGTCTGTCCACAGGAAAGGACCTGCGCCTCAGTGCCAGCATGGCAGACACCATCGGCCAGCTCAAGAAACAGCTCCAGGTCCAGGAAGACATCAGTCCAGCACATCAACGCTGGTTCTTTTCAGGGAAGCTTCTCACAGATAAGACCCGCCTACAGGAAACCAAAATCCAGAAAGATTTTGTAATCCAGGTGATTGTAAACCAACCTGCCATAACCAACTGA